A single region of the Halorussus gelatinilyticus genome encodes:
- a CDS encoding efflux RND transporter permease subunit, whose protein sequence is MALDYQRVIDWLDDRIVNRPGRIVAVFLVVTAVFAVGATQVSTEAGTESFAEDVPEQVALDAVNREFEPTFGAGTATTQLIHTGENVLSKRGLVRMLTIRERLAEREDLRIIGTTGPAGIVATTLDPEATTPEEQRRAVERASPARIDAAVRRAARDNPSFRTLLSEDFNPESARASASITVVEHAIPELADDEQAAGSNPLTPIQREMQSVAASVGGDVRVFGAGIVDAEFGSVIGDTLLVVVPAAALLIVLFLVVAYRDLADLLLGVVALLMAIVWTFGFMGLASIPFNQILITVPPLLLAVGIDFGIHAVNRYREERVQGFGVADSMRTATDQLLVAFFVVTTTSVIGFASNFTSALVPIRDFGLVASVGIVFTALIFGVFLPAAKVLLDYSRETYPIPTFSQTPLGSEDSSLGRALTGGVGIARRAPVVFLLLTAVFTAGATGYATGVDTSFSQEQFLPPEETPDYLRALPEPFRPSEYTVTRDINFLEDNFETGQDEEVVVYVEGPMTRDTALESIYRAGADPPDTFVTEDGRASERSIVTVIRSLAATDPEFARLVARNDRDGNGIPDDDLATIYEEVFDSQYEALARQYLTEDRRSARVVYSVEADAPDAEVTADARRVADRYRFEATATGNIVVFQAISDLIFESAIVSLAVALVGTAAFLVVVYWVLVGRPTLGVANLVPIVVTVAALAATMRLVGVSLNAFTATVLAITIGLGIDYSVHVVHRFTDEIGEAAESPRTDERRGGESEAYGDALPALGRTITGTGGALTGSMLTTVFGIGVLVLAVFPAIGQFGLLTALSVVYSYVASVLILPSVLVVWARLSGAGSRAGTRDESDASGSDASDGATARGEVE, encoded by the coding sequence GTGGCACTCGACTATCAGCGCGTCATCGACTGGCTGGACGACCGCATCGTGAACCGGCCGGGGCGCATCGTCGCCGTCTTCCTCGTCGTGACCGCCGTCTTCGCGGTCGGCGCGACGCAGGTCTCGACCGAGGCCGGGACCGAGAGCTTCGCCGAGGACGTGCCCGAGCAGGTGGCCCTCGACGCGGTGAACCGCGAGTTCGAACCCACCTTCGGCGCGGGCACCGCGACGACCCAACTCATCCACACCGGCGAGAACGTCCTCTCGAAGCGCGGACTCGTCCGAATGCTCACGATTCGGGAGCGCCTCGCCGAGCGCGAGGACCTCCGGATAATCGGCACGACCGGTCCCGCCGGCATCGTCGCCACGACGCTCGACCCCGAGGCGACCACGCCGGAGGAGCAACGCCGAGCGGTCGAGCGCGCCTCGCCCGCCCGCATCGACGCCGCGGTCCGGCGGGCCGCCCGCGACAACCCCTCGTTCCGGACCCTCCTCAGCGAGGACTTCAACCCCGAGTCGGCCCGCGCGTCGGCCTCCATCACCGTCGTCGAACACGCCATCCCGGAACTCGCCGACGACGAGCAGGCCGCCGGGTCGAACCCGCTCACGCCCATCCAGCGGGAGATGCAGTCGGTCGCGGCCTCCGTCGGCGGCGACGTGCGCGTCTTCGGCGCGGGCATCGTGGACGCCGAGTTCGGTTCGGTCATCGGCGACACCCTGCTCGTCGTCGTGCCCGCCGCCGCGCTCCTCATCGTTCTCTTCCTCGTCGTCGCCTATCGGGACCTCGCGGACCTCCTGCTCGGCGTCGTCGCGCTCCTGATGGCAATCGTCTGGACGTTCGGCTTCATGGGCTTGGCGTCGATTCCGTTCAACCAGATTCTCATCACGGTCCCGCCGCTGTTGCTCGCGGTCGGCATCGACTTCGGCATCCACGCGGTCAACCGCTACCGCGAGGAGCGCGTGCAGGGCTTCGGCGTCGCCGACTCGATGCGGACCGCGACCGACCAGCTCCTCGTGGCCTTCTTCGTCGTCACGACCACCTCGGTCATCGGCTTCGCGTCGAACTTCACCAGCGCGCTCGTCCCCATCCGGGACTTCGGACTGGTCGCCAGCGTCGGCATCGTCTTCACGGCGCTCATCTTCGGCGTGTTCCTCCCGGCCGCGAAGGTCCTGCTCGACTACTCGCGCGAGACGTACCCCATCCCGACGTTCAGCCAGACGCCCCTCGGTTCCGAGGACTCGTCGCTCGGGCGCGCGCTGACCGGCGGCGTCGGTATCGCCCGGCGCGCGCCCGTCGTCTTCCTCCTGCTGACCGCCGTCTTCACCGCCGGTGCGACGGGGTACGCGACCGGCGTGGACACCTCCTTCAGCCAGGAGCAGTTCCTCCCGCCCGAGGAGACCCCCGACTACCTCCGCGCCCTGCCGGAACCGTTCCGGCCGAGCGAGTACACCGTCACGCGGGACATCAACTTCCTCGAAGACAACTTCGAGACCGGGCAGGACGAGGAGGTGGTCGTCTACGTCGAGGGGCCGATGACCCGCGACACCGCGCTCGAAAGCATCTACCGGGCCGGCGCGGACCCGCCCGACACCTTCGTCACGGAGGACGGCCGGGCCAGCGAGCGGTCCATCGTCACGGTCATTCGGTCGCTCGCGGCCACCGACCCCGAGTTCGCCCGCCTCGTCGCGCGCAACGACCGCGACGGCAACGGGATTCCCGACGACGACCTCGCCACTATCTACGAGGAGGTCTTCGACTCCCAGTACGAAGCCCTCGCGCGCCAGTACCTCACCGAAGACCGTCGGAGCGCCCGCGTCGTCTACTCCGTCGAGGCCGACGCCCCGGACGCGGAAGTCACCGCGGACGCCCGCCGGGTCGCCGACCGCTACCGCTTCGAGGCGACAGCGACGGGTAACATCGTCGTCTTCCAGGCCATCTCGGACCTCATCTTCGAGTCGGCCATCGTCAGCCTCGCGGTCGCGCTCGTCGGCACCGCCGCCTTCCTCGTGGTGGTTTACTGGGTTCTCGTCGGCAGACCGACGCTCGGCGTCGCCAACCTCGTGCCCATCGTCGTCACCGTCGCGGCGCTCGCGGCCACGATGCGACTGGTCGGCGTCTCGCTCAACGCCTTCACCGCGACCGTGCTGGCCATCACCATCGGGCTGGGCATCGACTACTCGGTCCACGTCGTCCATCGGTTCACGGACGAAATCGGCGAGGCGGCGGAGTCGCCCCGGACCGACGAACGGCGAGGCGGCGAGTCCGAAGCGTACGGTGACGCGCTCCCCGCACTCGGACGGACCATCACCGGAACCGGCGGCGCGCTGACCGGAAGCATGCTCACGACCGTCTTCGGCATCGGCGTCCTCGTGCTGGCGGTGTTCCCCGCCATCGGTCAGTTCGGACTCCTCACCGCGCTGAGCGTCGTCTACTCCTACGTCGCCTCGGTACTGATTCTGCCCTCGGTGCTGGTCGTCTGGGCGCGACTCTCGGGCGCGGGGTCGCGCGCCGGCACGCGAGACGAGTCGGACGCGTCCGGTTCAGACGCGTCCGACGGAGCGACCGCTCGCGGCGAAGTCGAGTAG
- a CDS encoding Cdc6/Cdc18 family protein codes for MGSFDFVREYSPYTNREALLDDYTPDTLVGRDDELEEYHGALQPAIYGEQPDNIFLYGKAGVGKTAATRFLLNKLVDNAEEYEDLDVRTEIINCDGLNSSYRVASNLVNTMRPPSNHISETGYSRSQVYDIMWEELDNAGGIILIVLDEIDHLKDDSILYQLSRARENENLTEARIGLIGISNDLTFRDSLSPKVRSSLCERAISFSTYDANELRAVLEQRKNVAFKDDVLTDDVVPLCAAFGAQESGDARKALDLLLKAGDLAREQNDEEVTEQHVRRGRQLLEREQVARGIADLNDHERLVVYALATLEAEDDTPARSREIYTRYKSLADAAGKDSLTARWLREHLDDLAMLGILNVTEINEGSAGGKYREYDLQQDLAVVLDALEETFESMGVHASVKGYL; via the coding sequence ATGGGTTCGTTCGATTTCGTCCGGGAGTACTCTCCGTACACCAACCGCGAGGCGCTGTTGGACGACTACACGCCCGACACGCTGGTCGGGCGCGACGACGAACTGGAGGAGTACCACGGTGCGCTCCAACCGGCGATCTACGGCGAGCAACCCGACAACATCTTTCTCTACGGGAAGGCTGGCGTGGGCAAGACCGCCGCGACCCGATTTCTCCTGAACAAACTGGTGGACAACGCCGAGGAGTACGAGGACTTGGACGTTCGCACCGAAATCATCAACTGCGACGGTCTCAACTCCTCCTATCGCGTCGCCAGCAACCTCGTCAACACGATGCGACCGCCGTCGAACCACATCAGCGAGACGGGCTACTCCCGGTCGCAGGTCTACGACATCATGTGGGAAGAGTTGGACAACGCGGGCGGCATCATCCTCATCGTGCTGGACGAGATCGACCACCTCAAGGACGACTCCATCCTCTACCAACTCTCTCGCGCCCGCGAGAACGAGAACCTGACCGAGGCCCGCATCGGTCTCATCGGCATCAGCAACGACCTCACATTCCGGGACTCGCTCTCGCCGAAAGTCCGCTCCTCGCTGTGCGAACGCGCCATCTCCTTCTCGACGTACGACGCCAACGAACTCCGCGCGGTCCTCGAACAGCGCAAGAACGTCGCGTTCAAGGACGACGTGCTGACCGACGACGTGGTGCCGCTCTGCGCCGCGTTCGGTGCCCAAGAGTCCGGCGACGCGCGCAAGGCCCTCGACCTGCTCCTGAAGGCGGGCGACCTCGCCCGCGAGCAGAACGACGAGGAAGTCACCGAACAGCACGTCCGGCGCGGCCGCCAACTCCTCGAACGCGAGCAGGTCGCCCGCGGCATCGCGGACCTCAACGACCACGAGCGCCTCGTGGTCTACGCGCTGGCGACGCTCGAAGCCGAGGACGACACCCCGGCGCGCTCCCGCGAGATTTACACCCGCTACAAGTCGCTGGCCGACGCCGCGGGCAAGGACTCGCTGACCGCGCGCTGGCTCCGCGAGCATCTGGACGACCTCGCCATGCTCGGCATCCTCAACGTCACCGAAATCAACGAGGGGTCGGCGGGCGGCAAGTACCGGGAGTACGACCTCCAGCAGGACCTCGCCGTGGTGCTGGACGCGCTCGAAGAGACCTTCGAGTCGATGGGCGTCCACGCGAGCGTGAAAGGCTACCTCTGA
- a CDS encoding cellulase family glycosylhydrolase, with the protein MDDDGTRERNSDAQQNRDARRDDAIRGGGIPHRDDVTRRDDTLRAVRGAVYLPQKDWNAYQMWANYENETVERELGYAAELRLNSVRVFASYEFWREDGPTFFAHVEHFLTTCRERGIRPVVVLFEAPPESPPTEENLHATDPEKAFGVHSPSRSEVLQPRNWKGYDRSPVHFARRWAQEYAGDDRLLATEIMNEPGDVQPRRDFVTDALETVRDAAPDATLTMGTKDVRFARVYDRDDALDAYQFHMNLPKNRATAREYVGKQRALADEIATEVAGSDASKPLWCTEWQRTLDEPPSRFAPNLASLAPTIREVHDAQTLDGDFFWSLMLRPAYLRKPREKGRVNGLFHDDGAVYSLLDAETVAGQGLDLPRRDSFPTAWRAHRFPYPHDASDVHAHADDSAHPDDAADRDSKSAGLGANGGSDSNADRSAFESDLRDLRDALSDRIRRAFGLDSREDDDE; encoded by the coding sequence GTGGACGACGACGGAACACGAGAGCGAAACAGCGACGCTCAGCAAAACCGCGATGCTCGCCGGGACGATGCCATCCGCGGAGGTGGCATCCCCCATCGAGACGACGTCACCCGTCGAGACGACACCCTCCGAGCGGTCCGCGGGGCGGTCTACCTCCCACAGAAGGACTGGAACGCCTACCAGATGTGGGCGAACTACGAGAACGAGACCGTCGAACGAGAACTGGGCTACGCCGCCGAACTCCGCCTGAACAGCGTCCGCGTCTTCGCGTCCTACGAGTTCTGGCGCGAGGACGGCCCGACCTTCTTCGCGCACGTCGAACACTTCCTGACGACCTGCCGCGAGCGGGGCATCAGACCGGTCGTCGTCCTCTTCGAGGCCCCGCCGGAGTCACCGCCGACCGAGGAGAACCTCCACGCGACCGACCCCGAGAAGGCCTTCGGCGTCCACTCGCCCTCCCGGTCCGAAGTTCTCCAACCGCGCAACTGGAAGGGCTACGACCGCTCGCCCGTCCACTTCGCGCGGCGCTGGGCGCAGGAGTACGCCGGAGACGACCGACTGCTCGCCACCGAAATCATGAACGAACCCGGCGACGTGCAACCCCGCCGGGACTTCGTGACGGACGCGCTCGAAACCGTGCGAGACGCCGCGCCCGACGCCACGCTCACGATGGGCACCAAGGACGTGCGCTTCGCCCGCGTCTACGACCGCGACGACGCGCTCGACGCCTATCAGTTCCACATGAACCTCCCGAAGAACCGGGCGACTGCCCGCGAGTACGTCGGGAAACAGCGCGCGCTCGCCGACGAAATCGCCACCGAGGTCGCCGGAAGCGACGCGTCGAAACCGCTCTGGTGTACCGAGTGGCAGCGCACCCTCGACGAACCGCCCTCCAGATTCGCGCCGAACCTCGCCAGCCTCGCGCCCACCATCCGCGAGGTCCACGACGCCCAGACCCTCGACGGCGACTTCTTCTGGAGTCTGATGCTCCGCCCTGCGTACCTCCGGAAACCGCGCGAGAAGGGCCGGGTCAACGGTCTCTTCCACGACGACGGCGCGGTCTACTCCCTGCTCGACGCCGAAACCGTCGCCGGGCAGGGTCTGGACCTCCCGCGGCGCGACTCGTTCCCGACCGCGTGGCGCGCACACCGATTTCCGTATCCGCACGATGCGAGCGACGTCCACGCTCACGCTGACGATTCCGCCCACCCTGACGACGCCGCCGACCGAGATTCGAAATCGGCGGGACTCGGAGCGAATGGAGGGTCCGACTCGAACGCCGACCGGTCGGCGTTCGAGTCGGACCTCCGGGACCTGCGAGACGCCCTGTCCGACCGCATCAGACGAGCGTTCGGTCTCGACTCCCGCGAGGACGACGACGAGTAG
- a CDS encoding helix-turn-helix domain-containing protein, giving the protein MATEATFTVPSDQFPLGTVFEQLPGVTVELERIIPAQDVVIPYFWVRGTDVDDIEDAFLNHPGVETIQSVDSVEDEYLLRVEWTLEYEGVLNTLMETQVPLIEAVGTSEQWTFDIRGDDRRDIAAFQERCRELDIPITLTKLHALTPIESETEAALTDTQQEALVLAYERGYFNTPRDVTMAEIGDELGISQQAVASRLRRGISSILGSTLAELRLPE; this is encoded by the coding sequence ATGGCCACCGAAGCAACGTTTACGGTTCCGTCCGACCAGTTTCCCCTCGGTACCGTGTTCGAACAATTGCCGGGCGTGACAGTTGAACTGGAGCGAATTATCCCGGCCCAAGACGTCGTAATCCCCTATTTCTGGGTTCGCGGGACTGACGTTGACGACATCGAGGATGCGTTTCTCAACCATCCGGGCGTCGAGACCATCCAATCCGTCGATTCCGTCGAAGACGAGTATCTGTTGCGTGTCGAATGGACATTGGAGTACGAGGGCGTGTTGAACACGCTGATGGAAACGCAGGTGCCCCTCATCGAGGCCGTCGGCACGAGCGAGCAGTGGACGTTCGATATTCGGGGTGACGACCGACGTGACATCGCGGCGTTTCAAGAACGCTGTCGGGAGTTAGACATCCCGATCACGCTCACCAAACTGCACGCGCTCACGCCCATCGAGTCGGAGACCGAAGCCGCACTCACCGACACCCAACAGGAGGCGCTGGTACTCGCCTACGAACGGGGCTATTTCAACACACCACGCGACGTGACGATGGCCGAGATCGGCGACGAACTCGGCATCTCACAGCAGGCGGTCGCATCCCGACTCCGACGCGGGATCAGTTCAATCCTCGGCAGTACGCTGGCCGAACTCCGCCTACCGGAGTGA
- a CDS encoding DUF7344 domain-containing protein codes for MVGTPELDTLLDVCEHKHRRIVLAALTDQHQSLSINDLTNAIVKHNHHTLPTEASDEIVTQIQTDLHHVHLPKLSEAGLIHYDPERKVVEPTAQLDQEGSHLSAILAIDSKLPTP; via the coding sequence ATGGTTGGGACACCCGAGCTGGACACGCTTCTCGACGTCTGTGAACACAAACATCGTCGCATCGTCCTCGCGGCACTCACAGATCAGCACCAGTCGCTCTCGATAAACGACCTTACAAACGCAATCGTCAAACACAATCACCACACGCTACCGACAGAGGCTTCTGACGAGATAGTCACACAGATTCAGACCGACTTGCATCACGTCCATCTTCCAAAGTTATCCGAGGCCGGGCTCATCCACTACGATCCCGAGCGGAAAGTAGTGGAGCCAACAGCCCAACTCGATCAAGAAGGATCCCACCTGTCAGCGATTCTCGCTATCGATTCCAAGCTTCCAACCCCTTGA
- a CDS encoding aldehyde dehydrogenase family protein, producing MSQQPLQRRERLYIDGEWHEADDVLEVTDLADGGSFAQVAAASPEQADDALAAAQRAQSELRETTIPQRVEWLDAIAEGLLERKEELAEVIVREAGKPISSARGEVESAAERFRRAKEEARSLKGEFREGTTAGHEGWEAIVKHEPIGTVLAITPYNYPVSTTALSVAPAMAAGNSVVLKPASDTPVSAAILADVISELDLPDGAFNFVPGRGSVIGDVLSGDDRVNAVSMTGSSAAGKHVAKESGMVNLHMELGGNAPAVVFPDADLADVAGQCAKGSFKYAGQRCSAVSRVLAHEEVHDEIVDLLEAEMDSWQPGDLFEEDTTMGPLINEGQAEWVEELVEDAVEKGADLVRGGERDGAHFEPTLLANVPHDARIVHEEQFGPVAAVTTFEDEEQAVEIANRGDLALDASVFTSDYDRAMDLSDRLDAGAVRINGAPSHGLGDIPFGGNKASGIGRQGLHTTIEEMVRKKSIVL from the coding sequence ATGTCCCAACAACCACTCCAGCGTCGGGAGCGTCTCTACATCGACGGTGAATGGCACGAGGCCGACGACGTGCTCGAAGTCACCGACCTCGCGGACGGCGGGTCGTTCGCGCAGGTCGCAGCCGCCAGCCCCGAGCAGGCCGATGACGCGCTCGCGGCGGCACAGCGCGCTCAGTCGGAACTGCGCGAGACGACCATCCCCCAGCGCGTCGAATGGCTCGACGCGATTGCGGAGGGCCTGCTGGAGCGCAAGGAGGAACTCGCCGAGGTCATCGTCCGCGAGGCCGGCAAGCCCATCTCGTCGGCGCGCGGCGAGGTCGAGAGCGCGGCCGAGCGGTTCCGCCGCGCGAAGGAGGAGGCCCGCTCGCTCAAGGGCGAGTTCCGCGAGGGCACGACCGCCGGCCACGAGGGCTGGGAAGCCATCGTCAAGCACGAGCCTATCGGCACCGTGCTGGCGATTACGCCGTACAACTACCCGGTCTCGACCACCGCGCTCTCGGTCGCGCCCGCGATGGCCGCGGGCAACTCCGTCGTCCTCAAGCCCGCGAGCGACACGCCGGTCAGCGCCGCGATTCTGGCCGACGTGATTTCGGAGTTGGACCTGCCGGACGGCGCGTTCAACTTCGTCCCCGGCCGCGGGAGCGTCATCGGCGACGTCCTCTCGGGCGACGACCGCGTGAACGCCGTCTCGATGACCGGTTCCAGCGCGGCGGGCAAGCACGTCGCCAAGGAGAGCGGCATGGTCAACCTCCACATGGAACTGGGCGGCAACGCGCCCGCGGTCGTCTTCCCGGACGCCGACCTCGCGGACGTCGCGGGCCAGTGCGCCAAGGGGTCGTTCAAGTACGCCGGACAGCGCTGTTCCGCCGTGAGCAGAGTGCTGGCCCACGAGGAGGTCCACGACGAAATCGTGGACCTGCTGGAGGCCGAGATGGATAGCTGGCAACCCGGCGACCTCTTCGAGGAGGACACCACGATGGGGCCGCTCATCAACGAGGGGCAGGCCGAGTGGGTCGAGGAACTGGTCGAGGACGCCGTCGAGAAGGGCGCGGACCTCGTTCGCGGCGGCGAGCGCGACGGCGCCCACTTCGAGCCGACCCTGCTGGCGAACGTGCCCCACGACGCCCGCATCGTCCACGAGGAGCAGTTCGGCCCGGTCGCCGCCGTCACGACCTTCGAGGACGAAGAGCAGGCGGTCGAGATAGCGAATCGGGGCGACCTCGCGCTCGACGCCTCCGTGTTCACGAGCGACTACGACCGCGCGATGGACCTCAGCGACCGACTCGACGCCGGCGCGGTCCGCATCAACGGTGCGCCGAGTCACGGTCTCGGCGACATCCCCTTCGGCGGGAACAAGGCCTCCGGCATCGGTCGGCAGGGCCTGCACACGACCATCGAGGAGATGGTCCGCAAGAAGAGCATCGTCCTCTGA
- a CDS encoding carbon-nitrogen hydrolase family protein: protein MTDDSTFTEETPTVAACQIAVTDLDVAANLHAVCERVTDLPPEVDVALFPEYALTGFVGDERVRDAAIARDGPEFGRLADLAVATDTALLVGFAERAGGDADTGETYYNAVAYLDPRADGDAGTGAVETTVYRKRHLWGSEEELLEPGDERVTVETPVGTAGLLTCYDLNFVGESAAFAAPEIEALFVVGAWPAAHSQNWKLLLRARALDGVRWVVGAGRTGRKTVGDPTQYAANSRVVRPDGSVQAGLNCGERDLVADLDPAVLAECREFVPVLDG, encoded by the coding sequence GTGACCGACGACTCGACGTTCACCGAGGAGACGCCGACCGTCGCGGCGTGCCAGATAGCGGTCACGGACCTCGACGTGGCCGCGAATCTCCACGCCGTCTGCGAGCGCGTGACCGACCTGCCGCCGGAGGTCGATGTCGCGCTCTTCCCCGAGTACGCGCTCACCGGATTCGTCGGCGACGAACGAGTCCGGGACGCCGCCATCGCGCGGGACGGCCCGGAATTCGGCCGACTGGCCGACCTCGCGGTCGCCACCGACACCGCACTCCTCGTCGGGTTCGCCGAGCGCGCAGGAGGAGACGCCGACACTGGCGAGACCTACTACAACGCGGTCGCCTATCTGGACCCACGTGCGGACGGCGACGCCGGGACCGGAGCGGTCGAGACCACGGTCTACCGTAAGCGCCACCTCTGGGGGAGCGAAGAGGAACTTCTCGAACCCGGCGACGAGCGCGTCACGGTCGAGACGCCGGTCGGAACCGCGGGCCTGCTGACCTGCTACGACCTCAACTTCGTCGGCGAGAGCGCGGCGTTCGCCGCGCCGGAAATCGAGGCGCTGTTCGTCGTCGGCGCGTGGCCCGCGGCCCACAGCCAGAACTGGAAACTCCTCTTGCGAGCCCGCGCGCTCGACGGCGTTCGGTGGGTCGTCGGCGCGGGCCGGACCGGCCGGAAGACGGTCGGCGACCCGACCCAGTACGCCGCCAACTCGCGGGTCGTCCGCCCGGACGGGAGCGTGCAGGCGGGACTGAACTGCGGCGAGCGGGATTTGGTCGCCGACTTGGACCCCGCGGTGCTGGCGGAGTGCCGGGAGTTCGTTCCGGTGCTGGACGGCTGA
- the dpsA gene encoding DNA starvation/stationary phase protection protein DpsA produces the protein MSQQRQVLQQAGTVEENAVRFDVEKAEQVVQALNLDLAASVVLSHQLRKHRWSVAGPQSRELGHFLGEAAAEADRHTDALARRIHEIGGVPLSSPAAFERHSPVPFEGEDVYDVRTSLENDLEAYGDCIESVSSHIELAESLGDHATGHLLRDHLADLERRASAIDGLLAGDSLTDR, from the coding sequence ATGAGCCAACAGCGACAGGTACTCCAGCAGGCGGGCACCGTCGAGGAGAACGCCGTCCGATTCGACGTCGAGAAGGCCGAACAGGTCGTCCAAGCCCTGAACCTCGACCTCGCGGCGAGCGTCGTCCTGTCCCACCAACTCCGCAAGCACCGATGGAGTGTCGCAGGGCCGCAGTCGCGCGAACTCGGCCATTTCCTCGGCGAGGCGGCCGCAGAAGCCGACCGGCACACCGACGCGCTGGCCCGGCGGATTCACGAAATCGGCGGCGTCCCGCTGAGCAGTCCCGCGGCGTTCGAGCGCCACAGTCCGGTCCCCTTCGAGGGCGAAGACGTCTACGACGTCCGGACCTCGCTGGAAAACGACCTCGAAGCCTACGGCGACTGCATCGAGAGCGTCAGCAGTCACATCGAACTCGCCGAGAGTCTGGGCGACCACGCGACCGGCCACCTGCTCCGGGACCACCTCGCGGACCTCGAACGCCGCGCCAGCGCCATCGACGGACTCCTCGCGGGGGACTCGCTGACCGACCGGTGA
- a CDS encoding DUF7504 family protein: MCGEERRGSQKATARFRHRLADLKRNGCNILLVGTDALDAACERLLGESSAGPRYRLFVTADSRPPTAYARLRSVQSGPYSDSAAVVNWEADVRGGSATENAPAGSGPFGEESFGDGSLGERSPGGESLVEESPGESVRDGSDASFYRTTVESDELRDLGRTIEETAETLEAESGGLSSAELRLCFDSIVPLVADYDERTVRRFLLGVTETVERFDGMAHYHLPAEYDSETVDAVEALFDAVVEVQYGPEEIEQRWHLAEPDVTTDWLAL; the protein is encoded by the coding sequence ATGTGTGGGGAGGAACGAAGGGGGAGCCAGAAAGCGACGGCCCGATTTCGACATCGGCTGGCAGACCTCAAGCGGAACGGATGTAACATTCTACTCGTCGGTACCGACGCGCTGGACGCGGCCTGCGAGCGACTGCTCGGCGAGTCGAGCGCCGGCCCGCGCTATCGGCTGTTCGTGACCGCCGATTCGAGACCGCCGACCGCCTACGCGAGACTCCGGTCGGTCCAGTCGGGACCGTACAGCGATTCGGCCGCGGTCGTGAACTGGGAGGCCGACGTTCGCGGCGGGAGCGCGACCGAGAACGCTCCGGCCGGAAGCGGGCCGTTCGGCGAGGAGTCGTTCGGAGACGGGTCGCTCGGTGAGAGGTCGCCCGGCGGAGAGTCGCTCGTCGAGGAGTCGCCCGGCGAGAGCGTGCGAGACGGTTCGGACGCCTCGTTCTACCGGACGACCGTCGAGAGCGACGAACTCCGCGACCTCGGTCGCACCATCGAGGAGACCGCCGAGACGCTCGAGGCGGAGAGCGGCGGTCTCTCGTCGGCGGAGCTACGGCTCTGCTTCGACTCTATCGTCCCGCTGGTCGCCGACTACGACGAGCGAACGGTACGCCGGTTCCTGCTCGGAGTGACCGAGACCGTCGAGCGGTTCGACGGGATGGCTCACTACCACCTCCCGGCAGAGTACGACTCGGAGACGGTCGATGCCGTCGAGGCGCTGTTCGACGCGGTGGTGGAAGTCCAGTACGGCCCGGAGGAAATCGAACAGCGGTGGCACCTCGCAGAGCCCGACGTCACGACCGATTGGCTCGCGCTCTGA